The Erigeron canadensis isolate Cc75 chromosome 4, C_canadensis_v1, whole genome shotgun sequence genome window below encodes:
- the LOC122597598 gene encoding nitrate regulatory gene2 protein-like has translation MGYALSRFVDEQLDIPPNSSRSDSDLSSDFHGHDNGHLHGRGPMPIPPYDQPVMPYQQQPRPWELTDPYVLQYRPPPPFWGIMYQENFVSNYNNKYSYNNNGGNPVSKNQYAYYLKKTASATRTTVIQPEETRGWVEDAYDNTEYMFKYGYDDDDESSLGTSSPYSRMREEGFPEWEEELTETESHTCSTRRIILCDEHNEGNSSSSWSSFSKRIPTYGKRQRSMDDEGKKPKTFDIDDVGYSTTQKIDESSMPFAHAASRDLHEVFNEIKDEFEAAFSYGEQVALMLEAGKLPYQSKSHVLKVMLSKILYPSSTFSSSRSRVTKLAGSYDVYDVPDNRSLNPSSTLEKLYMWEKKLYQEVKDGERLRVKYQRMFRRLTELEPCRANSSRIDAARASIDRLITKLDISMKDIDAISSEIHKVRDMELEPQVSELIYGLIRMWQSVVKCHQKQLEAIMESRSWTLRANTNMERDSSLRTTLELETGLVTWAQHLNNWINAQKSFVDSLNGWLLQCIDNEPEITIDGGEVPYSPDWLGAPPIFIICNDWQWEINGVSQEQVSIAMNNFAMILRQLLERQVDLDSKKAMRLVKNVGSDSLQGGLIPIFKALENFCHDILKAHKHVKV, from the exons ATGGGTTACGCCCTTTCAAGATTTGTGGACGAACAACTTGATATACCGCCTAATTCTTCACGTTCTGATTCTGATTTGAGTTCCGATTTTCATGGTCATGACAATGGTCATCTTCATGGCAGAGGACCAATGCCAATTCCGCCGTATGATCAACCTGTAATGCCATATCAGCAGCAGCCTCGTCCTTGGGAATTAACTGACCCGTATGTGTTGCAATATAGACCTCCTCCTCCTTTTTGGGGGATCATGTATCAAGAGAATTTTGTTTctaattacaataataaatatagttataataataatggggGCAACCCGGTTTCAAAAAATCAGTATGCTTATTATCTGAAAAAAACTGCCTCAGCTACCCGTACTACTGTGATTCAACCGGAGGAAACAAGGGGATGGGTTGAGGATGCATATGATAATACGGAATACATGTTTAAATATgggtatgatgatgatgatgagtcgTCATTGGGTACTAGTAGTCCATATTCCAGAATGCGGGAGGAGGGGTTTCCTGAGTGGGAAGAAGAACTAACAGAAACCGAGTCTCATACATGTAGTACAAGGAGAATAATTTTATGTGATGAACACAATGAAGGCAATTCTAGTTCTTCATGGAGTAGTTTTTCAAAAAGAATACCAACTTATGGGAAAAGACAACGTAGCATGGATGATGAGGgtaaaaaaccgaaaactttTGATATAGATGATGTGGGGTACTCAACAACACAAAAGATTGATGAATCCTCTATGCCATTTGCTCATGCGGCTTCTCGGGATCTTCATGAGGTATTTAATGAAATCAAGGATGAATTCGAGGCTGCTTTTAGTTACGGGGAACAGGTTGCCTTGATGCTTGAAGCTGGCAAGCTGCCTTACCAATCAAAGTCTCATGTTCTTAAGG TGATGTTATCCAAGATTCTCTATCCTTCCTCGACATTTTCAAGCTCTAGGTCTCGAGTTACAAAGCTTGCAGGATCCTATGATGTGTATGATGTCCCGGACAATAGATCCCTTAACCCTTCTTCTACTTTGGAGAAGCTATATATGTGGGAGAAGAAGTTATACCAGGAAGTAAAG GATGGAGAGAGGTTAAGAGTGAAGTACCAAAGAATGTTCAGGAGGTTGACTGAATTGGAACCATGCAGAGCAAATTCTAGTAGAATCGATGCTGCACGGGCTTCTATAGACAGGTTGATTACTAAACTTGATATATCTATGAAAGATATTGATGCCATATCTAGCGAGATACACAAAGTGAGGGACATGGAACTGGAGCCACAAGTCAGTGAGCTGATCTACGG ACTGATAAGAATGTGGCAATCAGTTGTGAAATGTCACCAAAAGCAGCTTGAAGCCATCATGGAGAGCAGAAGTTGGACTTTAAGGGCTAATACCAACATGGAAAGAGATTCAAGCTTGAGAACCACACTTGAGCTCGAAACAGGACTTGTAACTTGGGCCCAGCACCTTAATAACTGGATTAATGCTCAGAAATCATTTGTGGATTCCTTAAACGGGTGGTTACTACAATGCATTGATAATGAACCCGAAATAACCATTGATGGTGGTGAGGTTCCTTATTCCCCGGATTGGTTAGGAGCTCCTCCAATTTTCATCATTTGCAACGATTGGCAGTGGGAAATCAATGGTGTTTCACAAGAACAAGTCTCCATAGCGATGAATAACTTTGCTATGATCTTAAGGCAATTGCTGGAGAGACAAGTGGATCTGGATTCTAAAAAAGCTATGAGGTTAGTTAAAAATGTTGGTTCAGATAGTTTACAAGGTGGTCTAATTCCTATTTTCAAGGCGCTAGAGAATTTTTGCCATGACATTTTAAAAGCTCATAAGCACGTAAAAGTGTAA
- the LOC122598099 gene encoding uncharacterized protein LOC122598099 — protein MQQQKQLHKTMMYPWRSLSSSSTSSSSSSFACKEVYENQVMDMREQIRREREKERIRAEIMVEEEMQRRRLGGWMGLSSSSVMLRPEVNSLGGYETRPFSNDNIYDRSMVVMPTVPEIYSHCGGSHRREEVDDEPPFQRAPRFREMDVYPTTNDDDGKTEIVGKGKPCEATDSKRKEPPQPSPPSRASSIGFGLDSITTTKKSKWEWSCDVCKISATSKNGLDEHLAGKKHQTKMAALKSPNNGGSEIGLGKVKSSVKEQSDGDFSDPKGK, from the exons atgcaacaacaaaaacaattacACAAAACAATGATGTATCCATGGCGGTcgctttcttcttcttcaacatcatcatcatcctcatcttTCGCTTGCAAAG aggTATATGAAAACCAGGTGATGGATATGAGAGAACAGATACGCCGTGAAAGAGAAaaggaaaggataagggcgGAGATAATGGTGGAGGAGGAGATGCAACGGCGGCGGCTGGGTGGTTGGATGGGGTTGTCATCGTCGTCGGTAATGTTAAGGCCGGAAGTAAATTCATTGGGTGGTTATGAAACCCGGCCGTTTagtaatgataatatatatgatagatcAATGGTTGTAATGCCGACGGTGCCGGAGATATATAGTCATTGTGGTGGAAGTCACCGGCGGGAAGAAGTTGATGACGAGCCTCCGTTTCAACGTGCACCTCGATTTAGAGAGATGGATGTTTATCCGACTactaatgatgatgatggtaaAACGGAAATTGTTGGAAAG GGAAAGCCTTGTGAGGCGACTGACTCAAAGAGGAAAGAACCACCACAACCCTCACCTCCGTCACGTGCAAGTTCAATTGGGTTTGGTCTAGACAGTATTACTACAACGAAGAAATCAAAGTGGGAATGGAGCTGTGATGTTTGCAAAATCAGTGCCACATCCAAGAATGGTTTGGACGAACATCTTGCTGGAAAGAAACACCAAACAAAAATGGCAGCACTTAAGTCACCCAATAATGGTGGTAGTGAAATTGGTCTTGGAAAAGTTAAAAGCTCTGTCAAGGAACAATCCGATGGAGATTTCAGTGACCCCAAAGGAAAATAG